In Acidimicrobiia bacterium, the DNA window ACCTTGCCTTCCTGTACGAGACCGTTCATCGCGCCCAGTGTGTCCTCAATCGGTGTCTCAGGGTCCGGGTAGTGCAGTTGGAAGAGGTCGATGTAGTCGGTTCCAAGCTCAGACAGACTCCGCTCGAGCGATTCACAAACGTATGCCGGGCGGGCCCCGCCGCTTCCTTCTATTCCTGGAACGGGCATGCCGAACTTTGTTCCAATAATCGCCTCTGATCGACGACTGCCAAGTGCGGCGCCGAGGAACGACTCCGACTGGCCGCCGCCATAATTACTCGCCGTATCAAAGAAGTTCATGCCGGCATCAAGGGCAGCATTCACGACGACCGCCGACCCGGCTGCGTCGAGCGCCCGACCGAAGTTGTTACACCCGAGTCCGATCACTGAAACTTCGAGGTTTCCAATGGTGGCGGTCCTCATCGTTGTTCACTCTCCTCTTGTCGATTCGTTGATTCCACATGGCGCCAGGTCGCGTCAGATCACCTCGGCCAGGTCAGGGCGACGATTCGCCCCACCACGATCTGACACAAGATTGATTGCGACACCGGCCAGCACCAGACCCAGCCCGATAGCCAGTCCGACGGTGACCTGTTCGCCGAGGAAGATCGCCGATGACACGACTCCGACCACGGGAACCGCCATGAGAGTGAGATTGGTGGATACGGCGGCCAGATTCCGCAATACGACTACCAGCGCCACGAAGGACACCCCCGAGGCCAGGACCGATTGATAGGCCACCACACCTACAAGCTGGGGCGTCCATTCGAAGACGGGAAGACCATCAATGAGCAACGCAAGGGTTGTCAGAACGACAGCCGCACCGGCCAGCTGCCAGGGAAGGGCTTCGATCGGAGTGATCGTCCACCGATGCGCCCGAATGTGGACTGCGGTGGCCGCATCCGTGATGGCAGCAAGTATCAGGAGCCCGTGACCAAGCGCTACTCCCGGTTGGTTCCATGACATACCCCATGGTTCGAACAAGACAATCACACCGGAGACACCGATCGCCAGTCCCGACCAACGCTGGCGACTCATCCGTTCGCCAAGGAAGATCACGGCCAGAGGGACCGTCCACAAAGAAATCGTCCACACCACGACGGCCGATCGACCAGCGGGGACGAGTTGGAGAGCGGTGAAGACCAGGAAGAATACGGCCGCCAGGCGGAAAACGGCCAGCGAAACAATGACCGGCAGGTCCCTCGCTGGCGGTATTCGCATGCTTCGGGTGGCCAGTCCAATGCCGATCACCATCACTGCCGCTCCGAGCACCCGGAACGACCCCATCCACAGCGGGGTCAGGGTTCGAAGTCCTACGGCCATGATCGGCCAGTTGAGGCCGAGAATCAGAATGCCCAAAACAAGCAGGAGGTATATCGCCCGGCGAGTAAGCCTGCGATCTACTGCAGAACCCACCCCGGGCTCCCATATCAAATCCCGCGCAAACGGGATCATGTCTGCGCCTGCACATGGGGGTCAGGTTGCCCGGGATCGTAAACGTAGTTGCGGAACCCGGGCGACCACCGGGCCAGGGCCACCGCCCCCAGGACGCAGGCGATTCCCCCCGAGATCACCGAGATACGCACAGAGGTGAGTTCGGCGACCACCCCGGCCTCCAGGTCCCCAAGACGGGGGCCACCCCCTGCTGCAGCAACGTGGATCGACGACAGCCGACCCCGAAGATGGTCCGGAACGGACAGTTGGATTATGGCCTGGCGCAGAATCGCCGACACGACGTCTGCCCAACCGGCAAAGGCCAGCATCGCCAGTGCAAACATCACCGAGGTCGTAAACCCGAACGCGGTCATCGCCATGCCCCAGGCGATCACGGACATGATGACGGCGCGGCCCTGAAGGCGAACGGTCGCCACCCATCCTGAGGTAAGGGCACCCACCAGCGCCCCGACCCCCGGGGCGGCATACAGCAGTCCAACCGTGATGGCGTCGCCCCCCAGAACCGCGGTTCCGAAGGCAGGAAACAGGGCGGTTGGCATCCCAAAGACCATGGCATTGAGGTCAATGAGCATGGCTGCCTGGATGAGTCGGCGTGATTTGAGGAAGGCCAACCCTTCAGCGATCGAGGACCAACCCATCTTGCGGCCACCACCCTCGGTCGGAACGTTCGGCGTCCGCCACATCAGGCTCGCTCCGACCAAAAACATGGCAATGGCAACCGCATAGGTTGGTCCAAGACCGACGCCGGCTATGAGCAACCCGCCGACGGCCGGAATGGCCGCTTTGGCCGTGTTGCTGAGGGTCTGGTTCATCGCCAGGGCAGATGGCAACAGCTTCCTGCCAACCAATCCGGGGAGAAGGGCCTGCCGGGAAGGGTGGTCGATCGCCGACACCCCGGCATTGATGCCGACCAGGACGAACAGAGGCCAGACCGCCGGGCTGGTCGCCACCGAGTTCCAGAACAGACCGGCCGCAGTTGCGGCGAGAGTGACCTGAGCGATGACGAGTAACCGCTTCCGATCGAACGCATCGGCCAGGGCCCCACCCACCAACGAAACCGCCAGGAGAGGAATCAACTGGGCCAGGCCGAGCAAACCAACTTGAAGTGTGGAACCCGTGAGTGCGTACACCTGCACGGGAACTGCGACGACGAGGAGTTGCCTCCCGGCTTGGACGAAGAACATACCGGCAAACAGCCACCGATACCCAGGCACCTCCCGAAGGGGGGTGACGTCGACGACTGCGAGCCGTCCCAACCTTTGAAGACGCTTCCTCACAGAAAGGCCGGCCCCGAAGGGGGAACCGGAATCGACCACCGGACTCGATCAGGAGTGATCTCGGTAATCTCGCGACACCCGATGTTTGCCATGGTGATGCTGATCTCGGTTTTGAGGATGTCGAGTACCCGAACCAGGCCGTCAGTCCCGCCAACGGCCAGGCCCCAGCATTGAAGCCGGCCAATGCCGACCGCCGTGGCACCTAGCGCCAACGCTTTGCAGACGTCGGCACCACTCGTAAACCCGCTATCAACCGCGACGTCAACCGACGCACCGACCGCCGCCACAATCTCACCCAGTACCTCGATAGTGCTCATGCCGTGGTCAACCACCCGACCGCCGTGGTTGGAGACATAGATAGCCGCCACCCCGCACTCGACCGCGGCCACGGCGTCTTCGACCGTCATGACCCCCTTCACGATTACCGGCAACTCAGAGTTCTCGACGAGCCAGCGCAAGTCTTCCCAGGTGAACCTGGCCCGGAACTTGGGGTCGGATCCGTGCTGCTGGAGGTTGGGCGGGCTCGGAGAACTCCAACCAAAGACCTGTTCAATGCTTCGGTCCCGACGAGACAGTATCGGAGTATCAACGGTGACGCAGATGGCGGCGAACCCGGCCTGCTTTACCCGAGCCGCAACTTCGTGCATCCAGTCGCGGTCCCCAAACACGTACATCTGAAAGATGTGATGGCCGGGATGGGTGGCCGCAACGTCCTCCCATGGCGAGGTGGTCAACTCCGAACAGATGATGGCCGTCGAAACCTGAGTAGCGGCCGCCGCGGCGGCCAGGGCATCACCGGCGTCGTAAATCCCCAACGCGCCGACCGGGGCGAGCATGACCGGAAACGCCAGCGGAATCCCGACAAACGAGGTGGCGGTATCGACCTCTTCGACATTGCGCATGTGGCGCGGTACAAGCGCGAGACTATTGAGGCCGATACTGTTCCTCGCGACCGTCACCCCATCGCCCGCACCGGCGGCCCCCCAGGCGAATGCGCTGGGGTCCACGATCTCTCGTGCCCTGGCAATCACCTGCCGGATAGTTTTGAGATCGGCAAGATCTGTCATGCCGTACCCGATGGATGGCGATAGTCGACCTCGACGAGTCGGCGTTCGTTCACCGACCACTTGATGGCGTCGCACAGTTGTGCGCTTCGTAAACCGTCCCATCCCGAGGCGTTGGGTTCCTCATCGTTCAAGACCGCCGCTGTGAACGCCGCCACCGACAGCCGGTGGGCGTCGGGGGCGGGGTAATGAGTGTGCTGCTCCCCCGACCCGGTCAGGACCGTCAGATCGCCGTCGATTCGCGACCGGGTGAACCCGCTTCCGATCATGCGACCGGTGGATCCGAAGATGCGCAGTTCGTTGACCGGATTGGCAACGCTCTCGTTGAAATTGCAGTAGGCGAGCGTTCCGTTGTCGAACCTGATCAGAACCAGCCCGAGTGATTCGACGACGTCGCTGGCCGCCGGCCGGTCGAACATTGCCATCACTTCAACCGGCTCGGCCTGCAGGATGACCCTGAGAAAGTCGAGTCCATGAACGCCAACATTGTGTATCGACCCGAGGCCGGCCATACCAGGGTCAGTGCGCCAGTTGTCCCACTTACGAGCGCCCGAGCTCACTTCGAGCTCGACGACCTGGACGCTACCGATCGTGCCTTCGCCAATCAGTGTCCTGACGTCATCGACCCACTTGAGGTGTCGATTATGAAAGTTCACGCCCAGTTTCACGCCAGCCCGTTGACAGGCTTCAACTGCCCGAATCGCATCCGGCACGTTGATCGCCAACGGTTTGTCGCACAGAACATGCTTTCCAGCGAGGGCCGCTGCTACGACCTGGTCGGCATGCAGTCCGTTCGGAGTAGCGATAAAGACCGCGTCGACTTCAGGGTTGGCGAGCATCTCGTCGTAGTCCGTG includes these proteins:
- a CDS encoding DMT family transporter; the encoded protein is MGSAVDRRLTRRAIYLLLVLGILILGLNWPIMAVGLRTLTPLWMGSFRVLGAAVMVIGIGLATRSMRIPPARDLPVIVSLAVFRLAAVFFLVFTALQLVPAGRSAVVVWTISLWTVPLAVIFLGERMSRQRWSGLAIGVSGVIVLFEPWGMSWNQPGVALGHGLLILAAITDAATAVHIRAHRWTITPIEALPWQLAGAAVVLTTLALLIDGLPVFEWTPQLVGVVAYQSVLASGVSFVALVVVLRNLAAVSTNLTLMAVPVVGVVSSAIFLGEQVTVGLAIGLGLVLAGVAINLVSDRGGANRRPDLAEVI
- a CDS encoding MFS transporter, with translation MGRLAVVDVTPLREVPGYRWLFAGMFFVQAGRQLLVVAVPVQVYALTGSTLQVGLLGLAQLIPLLAVSLVGGALADAFDRKRLLVIAQVTLAATAAGLFWNSVATSPAVWPLFVLVGINAGVSAIDHPSRQALLPGLVGRKLLPSALAMNQTLSNTAKAAIPAVGGLLIAGVGLGPTYAVAIAMFLVGASLMWRTPNVPTEGGGRKMGWSSIAEGLAFLKSRRLIQAAMLIDLNAMVFGMPTALFPAFGTAVLGGDAITVGLLYAAPGVGALVGALTSGWVATVRLQGRAVIMSVIAWGMAMTAFGFTTSVMFALAMLAFAGWADVVSAILRQAIIQLSVPDHLRGRLSSIHVAAAGGGPRLGDLEAGVVAELTSVRISVISGGIACVLGAVALARWSPGFRNYVYDPGQPDPHVQAQT
- a CDS encoding alpha-hydroxy-acid oxidizing protein, whose translation is MTDLADLKTIRQVIARAREIVDPSAFAWGAAGAGDGVTVARNSIGLNSLALVPRHMRNVEEVDTATSFVGIPLAFPVMLAPVGALGIYDAGDALAAAAAATQVSTAIICSELTTSPWEDVAATHPGHHIFQMYVFGDRDWMHEVAARVKQAGFAAICVTVDTPILSRRDRSIEQVFGWSSPSPPNLQQHGSDPKFRARFTWEDLRWLVENSELPVIVKGVMTVEDAVAAVECGVAAIYVSNHGGRVVDHGMSTIEVLGEIVAAVGASVDVAVDSGFTSGADVCKALALGATAVGIGRLQCWGLAVGGTDGLVRVLDILKTEISITMANIGCREITEITPDRVRWSIPVPPSGPAFL
- a CDS encoding Gfo/Idh/MocA family oxidoreductase, yielding MSLGWGIIGIGNIVKGTIAPAMVAEPSCELVAAVSRDQARATDFATTFGARYAYTDYDEMLANPEVDAVFIATPNGLHADQVVAAALAGKHVLCDKPLAINVPDAIRAVEACQRAGVKLGVNFHNRHLKWVDDVRTLIGEGTIGSVQVVELEVSSGARKWDNWRTDPGMAGLGSIHNVGVHGLDFLRVILQAEPVEVMAMFDRPAASDVVESLGLVLIRFDNGTLAYCNFNESVANPVNELRIFGSTGRMIGSGFTRSRIDGDLTVLTGSGEQHTHYPAPDAHRLSVAAFTAAVLNDEEPNASGWDGLRSAQLCDAIKWSVNERRLVEVDYRHPSGTA